In Cytophagales bacterium, the following are encoded in one genomic region:
- a CDS encoding M60 family peptidase N-terminal accessory domain-containing protein, which produces MNAYIIPRLVFFSLMAIVFWPSHGQLARYEFNNDFQDQFGSYHAVEQGNPMIESGEYVTMGSYDYLLLPNALSAAIDTSASLEIRVRFKVEGDWQSTADEDARVILSSKEDYDQRLGGFDITARQWEGQLRIITTYGDGINYGPPIYQSEGKLDFVSEIDSGIWYELIVRIFFDAATPYIQYIVNNSVSTSYFDDRLDYDGFKRTISQQMAVGSDINNHINLFEPPPSLDLQVDYLVIASPVLSGDPDQVGTVIGLLTDHLQGTTTLPNETIDSLHGVFVANWDQTSYQPNKASIHTYMEAYSVVYGPIFDQPFKESPDGFHAMEAIQYQMQQWILDNQYGGSTVVEMEGLTFKDHELFPGTVSNAAPRISDATFTIDGDYQTDPGFHLNDQEEVIRPSGYYVAPGELVTITVPDAAIRQDMTLFVGAHRKNVQETWNEFTRYPRISTQYAIESKTITVANPFGGGIYLTVPDGKQLGPLTFEVDGAIKAPYYSTKEGFSTSLEEFQSEVANAHVPWADIESSKFMCTIPHGMVKNVVSPDSVLSVWDDMFDAVNIALGRPLERFRGEYLMVDRNSHAKFTAAPAAYPMSLETVAFPYEYQWDEPVVVGQGREWYKGLARFNYIIFHEYGHLHNMPTLPFEQETNVHIPATAAYSIAMGESIDSAFVYSQNQRLTLEEATLDWIVTPNFYEGNRIGYEIDGPWDQLLYQSRGLVKLVDIAKMFGWEAYGEINQYFYDYQIANPDWSPYSLEDDQFIAAASEVLGVNMAPHFEFHGILPSDILVSELQSLPTSEIVKERLLHYRATVPADNEAIQHIYHSMVEHMDPNYHVPRWDSIRIIYDEVHAAKIIGRIDTIIDKYYNLTAADLNQEPVIIGLVQPIVISENTSFTLSLADLEVEDTDHTYPDDFILSVHEGEHYTLDGYTITPELDFSGTLNVPVTVSDGIEESEVYTVNVEIQKLNIIPVITGLSAPILIPQDTPWTLSLTDFIVEDDDHDFPGDFTLTVSAGENYSVDDHTIMPAEGFVGELLVSVTVNDGIDESDIFEAPLEVFLVLNTQIYQSGTLVYPNPAGNVLYLKEQDLNQVRSIDLTSLDGKLIKKFLPADVYTGINLNDLTSGTYLLQVKTDTQINTLKIHKR; this is translated from the coding sequence ATGAATGCTTACATCATTCCACGACTTGTTTTCTTTTCATTAATGGCAATTGTCTTCTGGCCATCCCACGGTCAATTAGCTCGATATGAGTTTAATAATGACTTTCAGGATCAATTCGGAAGCTATCATGCTGTTGAGCAAGGTAACCCAATGATAGAAAGCGGTGAATATGTGACGATGGGCAGTTATGACTATCTGCTGTTGCCCAACGCATTGAGTGCTGCGATTGATACGTCCGCTTCTCTGGAGATCAGGGTACGTTTCAAAGTAGAGGGGGATTGGCAATCAACAGCAGATGAAGATGCTCGAGTCATTTTGTCGAGTAAAGAGGATTACGATCAGCGTTTAGGAGGTTTCGATATTACCGCACGGCAATGGGAAGGTCAGCTCAGGATCATCACTACTTACGGAGATGGTATCAATTACGGACCCCCGATATACCAATCAGAAGGCAAGCTTGATTTTGTAAGTGAAATAGATTCAGGAATTTGGTACGAACTGATTGTTCGAATATTCTTTGATGCCGCTACACCATACATACAGTACATCGTCAATAATTCGGTTTCTACTTCCTATTTTGACGATCGCCTGGATTATGATGGATTCAAGCGAACCATCTCACAACAGATGGCGGTAGGGTCTGACATCAACAACCATATTAATCTTTTCGAACCACCTCCGAGCCTCGACCTTCAGGTAGATTATTTGGTAATTGCCAGTCCGGTCTTATCCGGCGATCCGGATCAAGTGGGTACAGTGATCGGGCTATTAACGGATCATTTGCAAGGAACGACTACATTACCAAATGAGACCATAGATTCTTTACACGGCGTTTTTGTCGCTAATTGGGACCAAACATCGTATCAGCCCAATAAAGCAAGTATTCATACTTACATGGAAGCTTATTCAGTTGTTTACGGACCCATCTTTGATCAGCCATTTAAGGAGTCTCCTGATGGCTTTCACGCCATGGAGGCTATCCAATACCAGATGCAGCAATGGATTTTAGATAATCAGTATGGGGGCTCAACCGTGGTAGAAATGGAAGGATTGACCTTCAAAGATCATGAGTTGTTTCCCGGTACGGTAAGTAACGCTGCTCCTCGCATCTCCGATGCCACTTTTACGATCGATGGTGATTATCAAACGGATCCAGGGTTCCATCTCAATGACCAGGAAGAAGTCATTCGCCCCAGCGGGTATTATGTAGCTCCTGGTGAACTGGTCACAATCACAGTACCCGATGCGGCGATTAGACAAGATATGACATTATTTGTCGGAGCGCACCGAAAAAACGTGCAAGAAACCTGGAATGAATTTACTCGATATCCAAGAATATCCACTCAGTATGCAATTGAAAGCAAAACCATAACTGTGGCGAATCCATTTGGTGGAGGAATATACCTTACTGTCCCTGATGGCAAACAATTGGGACCGCTAACCTTTGAGGTAGATGGAGCAATCAAAGCGCCATACTATTCTACGAAAGAAGGGTTTTCAACATCGCTAGAAGAATTTCAATCAGAGGTAGCCAATGCCCACGTGCCCTGGGCAGACATAGAATCCTCTAAATTCATGTGCACTATTCCTCATGGCATGGTGAAGAATGTGGTATCTCCAGATTCCGTCTTGTCCGTTTGGGATGATATGTTTGATGCCGTAAATATTGCACTGGGAAGACCATTAGAGCGGTTTAGAGGTGAATACCTGATGGTAGACAGAAATAGCCATGCAAAGTTTACGGCCGCACCGGCCGCTTACCCCATGTCCTTGGAGACGGTAGCATTTCCTTATGAATACCAATGGGATGAACCTGTGGTGGTCGGACAAGGCCGGGAATGGTACAAAGGCTTAGCACGATTTAATTACATCATTTTCCATGAATATGGACATTTACATAACATGCCAACCCTGCCTTTTGAACAAGAGACCAATGTTCACATTCCGGCGACTGCTGCTTATAGTATCGCCATGGGTGAGTCGATCGATTCGGCTTTTGTCTATTCTCAGAATCAAAGATTGACTTTGGAAGAAGCGACGCTTGATTGGATCGTAACTCCGAACTTCTATGAAGGTAACCGAATTGGTTATGAGATCGATGGCCCATGGGACCAGTTACTTTATCAAAGTCGGGGCCTGGTAAAACTAGTAGACATTGCCAAAATGTTTGGATGGGAGGCTTATGGCGAGATCAATCAATATTTCTATGATTATCAAATCGCCAACCCTGATTGGAGTCCTTACAGTTTAGAAGATGATCAGTTCATCGCTGCCGCTTCTGAAGTGCTTGGTGTCAATATGGCGCCTCATTTTGAATTTCATGGAATCCTGCCTTCAGACATCCTTGTGAGTGAATTGCAGTCTTTGCCTACATCTGAAATTGTAAAAGAACGCCTGTTGCACTATCGAGCTACTGTTCCCGCTGATAATGAAGCCATTCAACACATCTACCATTCGATGGTCGAACACATGGATCCAAATTACCATGTTCCTCGATGGGATTCGATCCGCATTATATACGATGAGGTGCACGCTGCCAAGATCATTGGGCGAATTGATACTATCATTGATAAGTATTATAACCTCACAGCCGCAGATTTGAACCAGGAACCCGTGATCATTGGTTTGGTCCAACCGATTGTCATTTCTGAGAATACCTCATTTACCTTGTCGCTTGCAGATTTGGAAGTGGAGGATACTGACCATACTTACCCGGATGATTTTATTTTGTCTGTCCATGAGGGAGAACATTATACCCTTGATGGATACACGATTACTCCTGAATTAGACTTTTCAGGAACCTTAAATGTACCTGTTACTGTCAGTGACGGTATTGAAGAGAGTGAAGTATATACGGTTAATGTAGAAATACAGAAACTTAATATTATACCAGTAATTACGGGTCTATCAGCACCCATTTTAATTCCGCAGGATACCCCATGGACCTTGAGTCTTACGGATTTTATAGTTGAAGATGATGATCATGATTTTCCGGGAGATTTTACACTGACAGTTAGTGCCGGTGAAAATTATTCTGTTGATGACCATACCATCATGCCAGCAGAAGGTTTTGTAGGGGAACTTTTAGTTTCTGTTACTGTCAATGATGGAATTGATGAGAGTGACATTTTTGAAGCGCCTCTTGAGGTATTCCTCGTTTTGAACACCCAAATATATCAGTCTGGTACATTAGTTTATCCAAACCCGGCAGGTAATGTTTTATACCTTAAAGAACAGGACCTTAATCAGGTGAGATCAATAGACCTCACTTCTTTGGATGGAAAGTTGATAAAGAAATTTCTTCCAGCAGATGTATATACAGGGATCAACTTGAATGACCTTACCTCAGGGACCTATCTATTACAAGTCAAAACTGATACACAAATCAACACATTGAAGATCCATAAGCGTTAA
- a CDS encoding tetratricopeptide repeat protein gives MKDKVRVLLMLMLLISVIPQGYSQRYNIDSLETELQISEPDTNRVNVLVQLIAAYFIDKRKDLALEKSAEAIELAEQLSYQKGLSVAWFRRGIIFHRGQAYQNALECYEIDLKLREYLGDLQGAIGTINNIGIIQSKVLGDQGAAQKYYNKALGFALQLKDSVKLPHIYTNLGISFELEGIMDSAKVYYHLALENHLKLGNVEGAANTYNNLANAYKNQGQLEEAFEGYQNALELYAETKSVEGRGNTWMNIGGLYVRIKEYESGIHAYYKALTIFEEGELPKSIANVYGNLSTVYRDLRDLEEAKTLAARVLALRREIGVNNGILLSLNVIASIHLELNEYDQAIHYIDQGIDLATEINNDFQIATFQYLMGDVSIGLGSFDKALAWYDKADAISQKLDNMILKARIALGRAKTHIKMVAWKQGVQQGEVAYRLATTLKNIELVKQASEVLSIAYAEVGEFAMAYRYQKEFKVMNDSILNEEAVKTVTRINLEQAFEQERLRVEQDRLIEKTAMEATLTKQEKFRNYSLIALGVFIVLCFIIYWVYRREKNYAHVLNLKSKDLEEKNRQVQELTQFRNSLTQMIAHDMKNPLNVIISMANNFRKNEDLQEIAQSGKMMLQMVHNMLDIQKFEETKMELKEVRIQDRLLNIKCISDKSLATTTFFGGSMTR, from the coding sequence ATGAAAGATAAGGTAAGGGTTTTATTGATGCTGATGTTGCTGATATCCGTGATACCTCAAGGTTACAGTCAGCGGTACAATATTGATAGCCTTGAAACCGAACTACAAATCAGTGAACCCGATACCAATCGTGTGAATGTATTGGTTCAGCTGATAGCCGCTTACTTTATTGATAAGAGAAAGGACCTGGCATTAGAAAAGAGCGCCGAGGCAATAGAATTGGCAGAACAGCTTTCTTATCAAAAGGGATTATCGGTTGCCTGGTTTCGACGAGGGATTATTTTTCACAGAGGGCAAGCCTATCAAAATGCCCTGGAATGCTATGAAATCGATCTTAAGCTTCGGGAGTACTTAGGTGATTTACAAGGTGCCATTGGTACCATCAATAACATCGGGATCATTCAATCCAAAGTTTTAGGTGATCAGGGGGCTGCCCAAAAATATTACAATAAAGCACTTGGTTTTGCTTTGCAGCTAAAGGACAGTGTGAAACTACCTCACATTTATACAAACCTTGGAATCTCCTTTGAACTCGAAGGAATCATGGATTCTGCCAAGGTATATTATCATTTGGCACTTGAGAATCATCTTAAATTAGGAAATGTAGAGGGTGCGGCAAATACCTACAATAACCTCGCGAATGCCTACAAAAATCAAGGACAGTTAGAAGAAGCTTTCGAAGGCTATCAAAATGCACTGGAATTATACGCAGAAACCAAAAGTGTTGAAGGCCGAGGGAATACTTGGATGAATATTGGTGGACTTTATGTCCGAATAAAAGAATATGAATCGGGTATCCATGCTTACTATAAGGCTTTGACGATTTTTGAAGAGGGTGAATTACCAAAGAGTATCGCAAATGTTTATGGAAACCTTTCGACGGTTTATCGGGATTTGCGCGATTTAGAAGAAGCCAAAACTTTGGCGGCCAGGGTATTGGCTCTCAGAAGGGAGATCGGGGTTAATAATGGTATCCTACTTTCTTTAAACGTAATCGCATCCATACACCTTGAGCTTAATGAATATGATCAGGCGATCCATTACATAGATCAGGGCATTGATCTTGCTACAGAGATCAACAATGACTTTCAAATTGCAACCTTCCAATATTTGATGGGTGATGTAAGTATAGGACTTGGCTCATTCGATAAAGCGCTGGCCTGGTATGATAAAGCAGATGCAATCAGTCAGAAGTTGGACAATATGATACTTAAAGCCCGAATTGCTCTGGGACGTGCAAAAACGCACATCAAGATGGTGGCTTGGAAACAAGGGGTTCAACAAGGTGAAGTGGCTTATCGATTGGCCACTACGCTTAAGAACATTGAATTGGTCAAACAAGCATCTGAAGTCTTGTCGATCGCATACGCGGAAGTAGGGGAGTTCGCTATGGCCTATCGTTATCAAAAAGAGTTTAAGGTCATGAATGATTCCATCCTGAACGAAGAGGCTGTTAAAACAGTAACTCGAATCAATTTGGAACAAGCTTTCGAACAAGAGCGATTACGGGTTGAACAAGATCGACTGATAGAAAAGACAGCCATGGAGGCGACACTCACCAAACAAGAAAAGTTTCGTAACTACAGTCTGATTGCTTTAGGGGTATTCATTGTGCTTTGCTTCATCATTTATTGGGTCTATCGAAGAGAAAAGAATTATGCCCATGTCTTGAACCTGAAATCAAAAGACCTTGAAGAGAAGAATAGGCAAGTTCAGGAGCTAACACAATTTAGGAACAGCCTTACCCAGATGATTGCGCACGACATGAAAAACCCATTAAATGTGATCATTTCCATGGCAAACAACTTCAGAAAGAATGAGGACCTGCAAGAGATCGCTCAGTCCGGGAAAATGATGTTACAGATGGTCCATAACATGTTGGACATACAAAAGTTTGAAGAGACCAAAATGGAGCTGAAGGAAGTCCGGATTCAGGACAGATTACTGAACATAAAATGCATATCCGATAAAAGCTTAGCCACAACAACTTTTTTTGGCGGAAGTATGACCCGGTGA
- a CDS encoding TetR family transcriptional regulator C-terminal domain-containing protein, whose amino-acid sequence MREETVDNILSVGAELIFESGYNGVGLTKILETANIPKGSFYYYFKSKEDFGLKVIEFFTRQNVDFLKTFLDNRDVTPKRRIFNLFQAVMKIYQDQEYGKGCLLGNSSLELGGYKDVFAETISNGFNAMELVFEQTIVEGQEQGDIKTEYSAKEYAAFILNSWEGALVRMKSTRDDQPMNLFIQFIEKLL is encoded by the coding sequence ATGAGAGAAGAAACAGTAGATAACATATTATCGGTAGGAGCGGAATTGATTTTTGAAAGCGGCTACAATGGTGTCGGTCTTACGAAAATTCTCGAGACCGCCAACATACCGAAGGGATCGTTTTACTACTATTTCAAAAGTAAAGAAGATTTTGGGCTCAAGGTGATTGAATTTTTTACTAGGCAAAATGTGGACTTTTTAAAAACATTTTTGGATAATAGAGATGTCACTCCCAAAAGGAGAATATTTAACCTTTTCCAGGCGGTCATGAAAATTTATCAGGATCAAGAATACGGGAAAGGATGTCTACTTGGAAATAGTAGTCTGGAATTAGGAGGATACAAAGACGTTTTTGCAGAAACCATTAGTAATGGATTCAATGCAATGGAGTTGGTATTTGAACAGACAATTGTAGAAGGACAGGAACAAGGTGATATAAAAACCGAGTATTCTGCTAAGGAATACGCAGCTTTCATCTTAAATAGTTGGGAAGGAGCTCTGGTACGTATGAAATCAACTAGAGATGATCAACCTATGAACTTGTTCATTCAATTTATAGAAAAATTGCTGTAA
- a CDS encoding ABC transporter permease, translating to MFDLEKSIEAWLRRFRKHSAFDEGAHQEMEQHIRDHIDDLLTEGYDEKAAFEEATRSFGAVAPVGKEERSVQLRPWSLRSFISRAILKNYYKTSVRSLARNPLSSLVNVLGLSAAIGICVLGYAFNRYVRNIDQFHEHKNEVFLTTFWANRDGELRQYGQAPAPTGGLLRESQIPDMEVCRIQNRHAVVKQEAMVFHQKVRMVDPNFLKFFTFPMKWGSGSLLDEPTSIVISEAMSEKYFGDENPIGKSLLLIFDKDMKRTFHVTGVAQRFPAANSFQFDFLIQFDVLSFSDPSVRLSNWQQRITATFVRVRSDQNKELIEAKLAEQQEVHNLADDQWQIEAFELVPLTELYRRADDIKGDISGRGFSELYYSTISFLIIGLMVLVLAASNYINIAIVSAVKRLKEIGLRKVIGARRSDVLLQFLAENLILMSIATIIGVILGSQLFVPWLENTMSFQMDFTWKDPDLLIFLPSVLFFTTLISGVYPAFYVSKIQVANLFKGAGKIGQQRLLTRFFVGFQLFISCLLISLAVLFTQNSQYQQQRDWGYEEEEVLYVRVPDQSSFEQLRHAMEQNPDVLLSAGGKHHLGQSSEVLEVFHEALPFEVTNFAVTPEYFKTVQVEVLSGRTLELNRESDHRSVVINETMASRLGINDPVGQSIKVDSSNFQIIGLVKDFHANSFYLKVPPTMFTLARDEQLRYLALRTKSSRQKEVYAELMTVWASMHPEIPFLGGYQEDVWGNFDQSMEDGSNFWTALATIVTLIAGLGLYGLLALNVAGRSREFSIRKVLGARMENIAGILTFQYLWTFIITVGLAAPASYYMVKMIFELFYEYHMPLSYQFMFYSGTVLCMVMMLIIGIELKRLLISNPVDGLRAE from the coding sequence ATGTTTGATCTTGAAAAATCGATAGAAGCATGGCTTCGCCGCTTTAGAAAACACTCAGCTTTTGATGAGGGTGCGCATCAGGAAATGGAACAACACATCCGTGATCACATCGATGACTTGTTAACAGAAGGATACGATGAAAAAGCTGCTTTTGAGGAGGCAACCAGGTCCTTTGGAGCGGTAGCTCCGGTTGGGAAAGAGGAGAGATCCGTGCAATTGCGACCATGGTCCTTGCGAAGTTTTATTTCAAGGGCCATTCTGAAGAATTATTACAAGACCTCCGTGCGAAGCCTGGCCAGGAATCCATTGAGTTCATTGGTGAATGTATTGGGGTTGTCCGCGGCCATCGGTATTTGTGTGCTAGGGTATGCGTTCAATCGATATGTGCGGAACATTGACCAGTTTCATGAACACAAGAATGAGGTTTTCCTGACCACTTTTTGGGCCAATAGAGATGGAGAACTGAGACAATATGGACAAGCACCGGCGCCCACCGGAGGGTTGTTGCGTGAAAGCCAAATTCCTGATATGGAGGTTTGTCGTATTCAAAACCGACATGCGGTAGTCAAACAAGAGGCCATGGTTTTTCATCAGAAAGTCCGAATGGTCGATCCGAACTTCCTGAAATTTTTCACCTTTCCCATGAAATGGGGAAGTGGGTCACTCTTAGACGAGCCTACTTCAATTGTGATCAGTGAAGCCATGTCTGAGAAGTATTTCGGCGATGAGAACCCAATTGGCAAAAGCTTACTGTTGATCTTTGATAAAGACATGAAACGCACCTTTCATGTGACGGGTGTGGCACAACGTTTTCCAGCGGCAAATTCCTTTCAATTTGATTTCCTGATCCAATTTGATGTACTTTCTTTCAGTGATCCTAGTGTTCGCCTTTCCAATTGGCAACAACGAATTACTGCTACTTTCGTCAGGGTAAGAAGTGATCAAAACAAGGAGTTGATTGAGGCAAAGCTTGCGGAGCAACAGGAAGTCCATAATCTGGCAGACGATCAATGGCAAATTGAAGCTTTTGAATTGGTGCCACTAACGGAGTTGTATCGCAGAGCGGATGACATAAAAGGAGACATCAGTGGGAGAGGGTTTAGTGAACTCTACTATTCGACGATTTCTTTTTTGATCATAGGTTTAATGGTGTTGGTACTCGCCGCTTCGAATTATATCAATATTGCGATAGTTTCTGCTGTCAAGCGGTTGAAGGAAATAGGGCTCAGGAAAGTCATCGGTGCGAGGAGAAGTGATGTGTTACTTCAATTCCTCGCCGAAAACCTCATATTGATGTCCATAGCAACGATTATTGGAGTCATATTGGGAAGCCAGTTATTCGTTCCCTGGCTTGAAAATACCATGTCATTCCAAATGGATTTTACCTGGAAAGATCCTGATTTGCTGATCTTTTTGCCATCGGTGTTATTCTTCACGACACTTATTTCCGGTGTATATCCAGCATTTTATGTTTCTAAAATTCAAGTGGCTAACCTTTTTAAAGGAGCAGGGAAAATAGGTCAGCAACGTCTTCTGACCAGGTTTTTTGTCGGATTTCAACTATTTATTTCGTGTTTGCTGATCTCACTGGCGGTGCTGTTCACCCAAAATTCGCAGTATCAGCAGCAACGTGACTGGGGTTATGAAGAAGAAGAGGTGCTCTATGTACGTGTGCCTGATCAATCCTCTTTTGAGCAGCTGCGACATGCCATGGAGCAAAATCCGGATGTCCTGCTCTCTGCAGGAGGGAAACATCATTTAGGACAGTCCAGTGAGGTGTTGGAGGTGTTTCATGAAGCTCTTCCTTTTGAAGTAACCAACTTTGCGGTCACTCCTGAGTATTTCAAAACCGTACAAGTTGAGGTGCTTAGCGGTAGAACCCTGGAACTGAACAGGGAAAGCGACCATCGGTCTGTGGTTATTAATGAAACCATGGCCAGTCGGTTGGGCATTAACGATCCTGTGGGTCAAAGCATCAAAGTAGATAGTTCGAACTTTCAGATCATAGGTTTGGTGAAGGACTTTCATGCCAATAGTTTCTATTTAAAAGTACCACCAACCATGTTTACGCTCGCCAGAGATGAACAACTGCGATACCTCGCCTTAAGAACCAAATCATCTCGACAAAAGGAAGTATATGCCGAATTGATGACGGTATGGGCTTCCATGCATCCTGAGATTCCATTTCTTGGAGGCTATCAGGAAGATGTATGGGGTAATTTTGATCAGAGCATGGAGGATGGTAGTAACTTTTGGACGGCTCTGGCCACCATCGTCACCTTGATTGCAGGACTTGGATTGTATGGCTTACTGGCGCTCAATGTGGCTGGTCGATCAAGAGAATTCAGCATTCGGAAAGTGCTGGGAGCCAGGATGGAAAACATTGCTGGAATATTGACTTTCCAATATTTATGGACTTTCATAATAACGGTGGGGTTGGCCGCACCAGCGAGTTATTACATGGTAAAAATGATCTTTGAGCTGTTCTACGAATATCACATGCCCTTGTCTTATCAATTCATGTTCTACAGTGGTACGGTTTTATGCATGGTCATGATGTTGATCATCGGCATTGAGTTAAAGCGATTGCTGATCTCTAATCCGGTGGATGGATTGAGGGCGGAATAA
- a CDS encoding SDR family oxidoreductase, translating to MKNVVITGSSNGFGKLTALTLARQGYKVWATMRNMDGKNKKSKDELLEIANDERLKIEVVELDVTQEQSVEQSIKQIVEADGKIDVLVNNAGVMFVGITEAYSLEQAKDQFDVNFFGIIRTIKAVLPHMRGQKNGLIINVSSLAGRLSFPYFGIYCASKYAVEAYSQSLRYEVAPFGIEVSVNEPGPFGTGLLYSGPQEADVATLEGYGDFKGVPGAMLKNFEGFFETDQAPDPQMVADDILSVIAADKGERPERVVSGIDYGVRDYNEKVHPIQESLIKDSLQMGHLLEVAQ from the coding sequence ATGAAAAACGTAGTAATAACAGGAAGTAGCAATGGTTTTGGCAAATTGACAGCTCTAACCCTTGCCCGGCAAGGTTATAAAGTTTGGGCAACCATGAGGAATATGGATGGTAAGAACAAAAAAAGCAAGGATGAGCTGCTAGAAATAGCCAATGATGAAAGACTTAAAATAGAAGTTGTAGAACTAGATGTTACTCAAGAACAATCTGTAGAGCAATCCATTAAGCAAATTGTAGAAGCCGATGGAAAAATTGATGTGTTGGTCAATAATGCTGGAGTAATGTTCGTAGGCATAACAGAAGCTTATTCCTTGGAGCAGGCAAAAGACCAATTTGATGTGAATTTCTTTGGTATCATTCGAACGATAAAGGCGGTATTGCCTCACATGCGTGGCCAAAAAAACGGATTGATCATCAATGTATCTTCTCTTGCAGGACGGTTGTCATTTCCTTATTTCGGGATCTATTGTGCCAGTAAGTATGCAGTTGAAGCCTATTCACAGTCGCTAAGATATGAAGTGGCTCCATTTGGAATAGAAGTATCTGTGAACGAGCCTGGTCCATTTGGAACGGGCTTATTGTACAGTGGCCCACAAGAGGCAGATGTAGCCACGCTAGAAGGATATGGAGACTTCAAGGGAGTACCAGGTGCTATGTTGAAGAATTTCGAAGGGTTTTTCGAAACAGATCAAGCACCTGATCCTCAAATGGTAGCAGATGATATTCTGTCCGTTATCGCCGCTGATAAGGGAGAAAGACCGGAGCGAGTGGTTTCAGGCATAGACTATGGAGTGAGGGATTATAATGAAAAAGTGCATCCCATTCAAGAGTCATTGATCAAAGACAGTCTTCAAATGGGTCATTTACTTGAAGTAGCGCAATAA